The proteins below are encoded in one region of Penicillium psychrofluorescens genome assembly, chromosome: 4:
- a CDS encoding uncharacterized protein (ID:PFLUO_006238-T1.cds;~source:funannotate), with product MLDGSSQVVLEGAHPGFLEHSRPGSALGPRQRQPFCSDPEGWGPLSSSRFDLTPCFLDVIVTLVAVWGVIGGAGALWLLLRKRIPQPVAKDWHFYAKLTVLGTLIFATALQAAIQVERQPTTFWADFRFWSSIVTIASLGVIYAVQYFEHWRSRQPNGVVLFYWVFFIIAYAIKLRSQVDRKEYLHHLPYFVCINVSLALALLEFVLEYFVPKKQSAYDALGDEDECPYNYADIFSVLTFGWMTPMMKFGYTNYLTQDDLWNLRHRDTTRVTGGDLKAAWDEELQRKKPSLWIALFRAFSGPYARGAMIKSGSDMLAFVQPQLLRLLISFIDSYRHPDPQPVMRGVAIALAMFLVSICQTMCLHQYFQRAFDTGMRVKSALTALIYAKSLRLSNEGRLIKTTGDIVNHMAVDQQRLADLTQFGTQLLSAPFQIVLCMVSLYQLVGMSMFAGVGVMILMIPLNGVIARLMKKLQIIQMKNKDSRTRLMTEILNNIKSIKLYAWNTAFMNKLSHIRNDLELNTLRKIGATQSIANFTWQSTPFLVSCSTFTVFVLTSDRPLTTEIVFPALTLFNLLTFPLSILPMVITSIIEASVAVNRLTDYFTAEELQTDSVLFQDAVAHLGDESVRIRDASFTWNRYTGEDVLKNIDLSARKGELSCIVGRVGSGKSSLLQALLGDLWKTRGEVVVRGRIAYVAQSPWVMNASIRENIVFGHRWDPSFYDLTVEACALLDDFKIMPDGDQTEVGERGISLSGGQKARLTLARAVYARADVYLLDDVLSAVDQHVGRHIINKVLGSGGLLNGKTRILATNAITVLKEADFIGLLRDKTIIEKGTYEQLLAMKGEIANLVRTTMAEPEDDGDASGSEDGLASPLDSSDSTTVIANGDDASDEEVEQPGALVPIRAAADARRRTSTVTLRRASTASWQGPRRKLGDEENILKSKQTQETSQQGKVKWSVYGEYAKESNLVAVTFYLLALLAGQTSQVLANFWLKNWTEWNEAHGTNDDVGKFIGVYLAFGLGASVLVIFQNLILWIFCSIEASRKLHERMAFAIFRSPMSFFETTPSGRILNRFSSDIYRVDEVLARTFNMLFANSARAIFTMVVIATSTPAFLLLVIPLSWVYLSYQKYYLRTSRELKRLDSVTRSPIYAHFQESLGGISTIRAYRQENRFALENEWRMDANLRAYFPSISANRWLAVRLEFIGSVIILASAGLAITSVATGGGLSAGMVGLAMSYALQITQSLNWIVRQTVEVETNIVSVERVLEYASLPSEAPEVIFKRRPAIGWPGQGAVSFKDYSTRYRAGLDLVLKDINLDIKPHEKIGVVGRTGAGKSSLTLALFRIIEADSGSISIDGLDVGTIGLFDLRGRLAIIPQDPAMFEGTLRDNLDPRHVHDDTELWSVLDHARLKEHVSGMEGQLDAQIQEGGSNLSQGQRQLVSLARALLTPSNILVLDEATAAVDVETDALLQRTLRSSIFQDRTIITIAHRINTIIDSDRIVVLDKGRVAEFDTPAELIKRGGFFYELAKEAGLLDSDGLIASPHIA from the exons ATGTTGGATGGCAGTTCCCAGGTGGTGCTCGAGGGTGCCCACCCGGGATTCCTCGAGCATTCGCGCCCTGGATCGGCACTCGGACCCCGCCAGCGACAGCCCTTCTGCTCCGATCCCGAGGGCTGGGGCCCCCTCAGCTCATCGAGGTTTGACCTGACGCCATGCTTTCTTGACGTGATCGTGACCCTCGTGGCGGTCTGGGGAGTGAttggtggtgccggtgcGCTGTGGCTCTTGTTGCGGAAACGCATTCCCCAGCCGGTGGCCAAGGACTGGCATTTCTATGCCAAGCTG ACAGTGCTCGGCACTCTGATCTTCGCCACCGCCCTGCAAGCCGCCATTCAAGTCGAGCGACAGCCAACGACCTTTTGGGCCGACTTCCGCTTCTGGTCCTCCATCGTGACGATCGCCTCGCTCGGCGTGATCTATGCAGTGCAATACTTCGAACATTGGCGCAGCCGACAGCCCAATGGGGTCGTGCTGTTCTACTGGGTCTTTTTCATCATCGCCTACGCTATCAAGCTGCGGTCGCAGGTGGATCGGAAGGAGTAccttcaccacctcccatACTTTGTTTGCATCAACGTCAGTCTGGCgctcgcgcttcttgaaTTTGTGCTGGAATACTTTGTTCCCAAGAAGCAAAGCGCCTATGACGCCCtgggcgatgaagacgaatGCCCTTACAACTATGCGgacatcttctccgtccTCACCTTCGGATGGATGACGCCTATGATGAAGTTCGGATACACCAACTATCTGACCCAAGATGATCTGTGGAATCTCCGGCATCGTGATACCACCCGTGTCACCGGTGGTGATTTGAAAGCGGCGTGGGATGAAGAGCTGCAGCGGAAGAAGCCGTCTCTATGGATTGCGCTTTTCCGAGCATTCAGTGGTCCCTACGCTCGTGGTGCCATGATCAAATCGGGGAGCGACATGCTCGCCTTTGTTCAGCCACAGCTCCTTCGGCTTCTGATTAGCTTCATCGATTCGTATCGCCACCCGGATCCGCAACCGGTGATGAGAGGTGTTGCAATTGCCCTGGCCATGTTTCTCGTCTCGATCTGTCAGACGATGTGTCTCCATCAGTACTTCCAGCGAGCCTTTGACACTGGGATGCGAGTCAAGTCGGCTTTGACCGCTCTTATCTATGCCAAGTCATTGCGGCTGTCCAATGAGGGTCGCCTAATAAAGACAACTGGCGATATTGTCAACCATATGGCTGTTGACCAACAGCGCCTGGCGGATTTGACACAGTTTGGTACCCAGTTATTGTCCGCCCCGTTCCAAATCGTACTGTGCATGGTGTCCCTCTACCAGCTTGTTGGTATGAGCATGTTTGCCGGTGTCGGAGTCATGATTCTCATGATTCCGCTGAATGGCGTCATTGCGCGGTTGATGAAGAAACTCCAGATTATCCagatgaagaacaaggactCACGGACAAGATTGATGACCGAGATCCTGAATAACATCAAGAGCATCAAGCTTTACGCTTGGAACACCGCTTTCATGAACAAGCTCAGCCACATTCGAAACGATTTGGAACTCAACACTCTCCGGAAAATTGGTGCCACCCAGTCCATTGCCAATTTCACTTGGCAGTCGACGCCTTTCTTGGTGTCCTGCTCAACCTTTACGGTCTTCGTCTTAACCAGTGATCGCCCCTTGACCACCGAGATCGTCTTCCCGGCTCTGACCCTTTTCAATCTACTCACTTTCCCGCTTTCAATTCTGCCCATGGTGATCACGTCAATCATTGAGGCTTCTGTCGCTGTGAATCGGCTGACGGATTACTTCACTGCGGAGGAGTTGCAGACCGACTCTGTTCTCTTCCAAGACGCTGTGGCGCATCTGGGTGATGAGTCGGTCCGTATTCGCGACGCTTCATTCACCTGGAATCGCTATACAGGTGAAGATGTTCTCAAGAACATTGACCTGAGCGCGCGCAAGGGCGAGCTCAGCTGTATCGTCGGTCGCGTTGGGTCCGGCAAGTCTTCGCTGCTCCAAGCATTACTCGGTGATCTGTGGAAGACGCGCGGTGAAGTGGTTGTCCGGGGCCGTATTGCATACGTTGCACAGTCACCGTGGGTGATGAATGCCAGCATTCGAGAGAATATTGTTTTTGGTCACCGCTGGGACCCGTCTTTCTACGACCTCACTGTTGAGGCCTGTGCCCTGCTTGACGACTTCAAGATCATGCCTGATGGAGATCAGACAGAGGTCGGCGAGCGAGGCATCTCACTTTCAGGAGGACAGAAAGCACGACTGACACTCGCTCGGGCTGTCTACGCTCGGGCTGACGTTTATCTTCTTGACGATGTTCTCTCGGCAGTGGATCAGCATGTCGGCCGTCATATCATCAACAAAGTGCTTGGCTCGGGTGGTCTGCTTAACGGCAAGACCAGAATTCTCGCGACCAATGCTATCACTGTTCTGAAAGAGGCGGACTTTATTGGGTTGTTGCGCGACAAGACCATCATTGAGAAGGGCACGTACGAACAGCTGTTGGCAATGAAGGGCGAAATCGCTAATCTTGTCCGTACTACGATGGCTGAGCCGGAGGATGACGGCGATGCCAGCGGCTCCGAGGATGGTCTCGCCAGCCCGCTGGACAGTTCGGACTCGACGACCGTGATTGCAAACGGAGATGACGCCTCAGATGAAGAAGTGGAGCAGCCCGGGGCTCTCGTTCCCATTCGGGCGGCTGCTGATGCTCGTCGACGCACCAGTACCGTTACTCTTCGACGTGCAAGCACTGCGAGCTGGCAGGGCCCCAGACGCAAATtgggagatgaagagaatatCCTCAAGAGCAAGCAAACCCAAGAAACGTCGCAACAGGGCAAGGTCAAATGGAGCGTTTACGGCGAGTACGCCAAGGAAAGCAACCTTGTTGCAGTTACCTTCTACTTGCTTGCCCTTCTGGCCGGGCAGACGTCTCAAGTGCTTGCTAACTTCTGGCTGAAAAACTGGACCGAGTGGAACGAAGCGCATGGGACCAATGATGACGTGGGCAAGTTCATTGGCGTCTATCTCGCCTTTGGTCTGGGCGCGTCCGTCTTGGTTATTTTCCAGAACCTCATCCTGTGGATTTTCTGCTCGATCGAGGCATCTCGTAAACTGCATGAGCGCATGGCATTCGCCATCTTCCGCTCTCCCATGAGCTTCTTTGAGACGACGCCGTCTGGTCGAATTCTCAACCGCTTTTCTAGCGATATCTACCGAGTTGATGAGGTGCTTGCTCGCACGTTCAACATGCTCTTTGCCAACTCTGCTCGCGCTATCTTCACGATGGTCGTCATTGCTACCTCGACTCCCGCCTTTTTACTCCTAGTCATTCCGCTGAGCTGGGTTTACCTGAGCTACCAGAAATACTACCTGAGAACCTCGCGCGAGTTGAAGCGTCTTGATAGTGTCACTCGGAGTCCGATCTATGCCCACTTCCAGGAATCGTTGGGGGGTATCTCGACCATTCGTGCCTATCGACAGGAGAACCGTTTCGCGCTGGAGAATGAGTGGCGTATGGATGCCAACCTACGGGCGTATTTCCCGTCCATCAGTGCTAACCGGTGGCTCGCGGTTCGCCTTGAATTCATCGGCTCCGTTATCATCCTGGCGTCCGCCGGGCTTGCCATCACCTCTGTGGCAACTGGCGGCGGTCTTTCCGCTGGCATGGTTGGTCTGGCCATGTCTTATGCGCTCCAGATCACGCAGTCACTGAATTGGATCGTCCGCCAGACTGTGGAGGTCGAGACTAACATCGTGTCCGTCGAACGAGTGCTCGAGTACGCAAGCCTCCCCAGCGAAGCACCAGAGGTGATCTTCAAGCGCCGCCCTGCCATCGGCTGGCCGGGACAGGGTGCTGTCTCTTTCAAGGACTACAGCACCCGTTATCGTGctgggctggatctggtgcTCAAGGATATCAATCTTGACATCAAGCCACATGAAAAGATCGGTGTTGTTGGTCGGACGGGTGCTGGAAAGAGCTCTCTTACGCTGGCTTTGTTCCGGATCATTGAAGCTGACAGTGGTAGCATCAG TATTGACGGACTTGACGTTGGTACAATTGGCTTGTTTGACCTTCGTGGACGCCTAGCCATTATTCCCCAAGATCCGGCTATGTTTGAGGGTACTCTGCGCGACAATTTGGATCCTCGTCATGTTCACGACGACACCGAGCTCTGGAGCGTGCTAG ACCATGCAAGATTGAAGGAGCACGTCTCCGGTATGGAGGGCCAACTGGATGCTCAGATCCAAGAGGGAG GCTCCAACCTGAGTCAAGGTCAACGGCAGCTGGTGTCCCTCGCGCGGGCACTGTTAACACCTAGCAATATCCTGGTCCTAGACGAGGCAACA GCGGCTGTCGATGTGGAGACGGATGCGTTGCTTCAGCGGACCctccgcagcagcatctTCCAAGACCGCACCATCATCACGATTGCGCACCGTATTAATACGATCATCGACTCTGATCGAATCGTCGTGCTGGACAAGGGTCGAGTGGCGGAGTTTGACACGCCGGCAGAGCTGATCAAGCGAGGGGGCTTCTTTTACGAGCTCGCTAAGGAAGCTGGTTTGCTTGACAGCGACGGCCTGATCGCCTCCCCGCACATTGCGTAA
- a CDS encoding uncharacterized protein (ID:PFLUO_006239-T1.cds;~source:funannotate) has product MKRSASSLHDGPPGWDVAPHLQPMMASSRPSFCLPYAHYALIYLDHEGKLKVDESASIKEQNSTIFTPEVRQNFLEILGERIGYQQPVRRTLEASPRRVRRRKGDYHSSSPSVERLPEQVSDSEDFSSHGSSEMVPLRVGDTQKVLGYYEGALKHFQQLNCRMVAKAFIKFIEPRKQVRHPYNGGKPPPGSAPGTTGNPEKTKPEWWPPGVMHKEPDHLRKEYRIELLLHIVRKLGNHGITADKLKEVAGDTKRSLKHPSHVEIIYEILRVRKMEERFERGEVDANMVVYVMNRGPSPKGDEDEESGEAPSSVIEEPEHVEEGLLSPASSIEQASAPLTTHIDTMSARHIPGNDRHIFSVPEPLSFESAGRHDRAFYTTPPHYADSFSSQAMLSTPVSAEMISPHESSVFDYPATNPFPNSTPELQRTGQYDQWTTPTFRQNIFSPIDYGTPGSGHALPPPAMPYHMHMASPAQLHDMSSHHAHAPMDQRALPFRTGSLGHPHGMPLSHQA; this is encoded by the exons ATGAAGCGGTCTGCCTCGAGCCTCCATGACGGCCCACCTGGCTGGGATGTTGCTCCA CACCTGCAGCCCATGATGGCATCTTCGCGCCCATCATTTTGTCTTCCCTATGCTCACTACGCTCTCATCTACCTCGACCACGAGGGCAAGTTGAAGGTCGACGAGTCTGCATCCATCAAGGAGCAGAACTCGACCATCTTCACTCCGGAGGTCCGCCAGAATTTCTTGGAAATTCTGGGTGAACGAATTGGTTACCAACAGCCTGTTCGCC GCACTTTGGAAGCATCACCTCGCCGGGTGAGGCGCCGCAAGGGAGATTATCACAGCTCCTCCCCCTCCGTTGAACGCCTGCCTGAGCAGGTATCCGATAGTGAGGACTTTTCCTCTCATGGATCGTCAGAGATGGTCCCCCTTCGCGTCGGTGACACCCAAAAGGTCCTCGGATACTACGAGGGCGCACTCAAGCACTTCCAGCAGCTCAACTGCCGCATGGTTGCCAAGGCCTTTATCAAGTTTATCGAGCCTCGCAAGCAGGTGAGACACCCTTACAATGGGGGCAAGCCTCCCCCAGGATCAGCTCCCGGAACAACCGGCAACCCTGAAAAGACCAAGCCCGAATGGTGGCCCCCGGGTGTTATGCACAAGGAGCCCGACCACTTGAGGAAAGAGT ATCGCATTGAACTTCTGCTTCACATTGTCCGCAAGCTCGGCAATCATGGTATCACTGCCGACAAATTGAAGGAAGTCGCAGGCGACACCAAGCGCAGCCTGAAGCACCCTTCGCATGTCGAAATCATCTATGAGATCCTCCGGGTACGGAAGATGGAAGAGCGCTTTGAGCGCGGCGAAGTTG ATGCCAACATGGTTGTCTATGTCATGAACCGTGGACCTAGTCCCAAgggcgacgaagacgaagagtCCGGCGAGGCTCCCTCTTCAGTCATCGAAGAGCCAGAGCATGTCGAAGAAGGGCTGTTGTCGCCGGCGTCATCGATCGAGCAGGCATCTGCACCGCTCACAACACATATTGACACCATGTCCGCTCGTCATATCCCGGGTAATGACCGCCACATCTTCTCTGTCCCGGAGCCGCTCAGCTTCGAGAGCGCTGGCCGACATGATCGTGCGTTCTACACCACGCCTCCCCATTACGCCGACTCCTTCTCGTCCCAGGCCATGCTCAGCACTCCCGTGAGTGCGGAGATGATCAGCCCGCACGAGTCATCGGTCTTCGACTATCCTGCCACCAATCCCTTCCCAAATTCCACGCCTGAGCTTCAACGCACCGGCCAATATGACCAGTGGACGACACCGACCTTCCGCCAGAACATTTTCAGCCCCATCGACTATGGGACCCCGGGCTCCGGTCATGCACTTCCGCCGCCGGCAATGCCCTACCACATGCACATGGCCTCGCCTGCCCAGCTGCACGACATGTCGTCCCACCACGCTCATGCTCCCATGGATCAAAGAGCGCTTCCCTTCCGCACGGGCTCTCTTGGTCATCCCCACGGGATGCCGCTGTCTCATCAGGCGTGA
- a CDS encoding uncharacterized protein (ID:PFLUO_006237-T1.cds;~source:funannotate) produces MSTLTAAESFHQHDRRTSSSSASNVSGAELHVRPTQQDEEPEALAPIETSQSAVSPPKQLWREMAFVGVVCLAQFMTQAGLSMSIAPVNIIGKTFGTSTPGELSWFAAAYSLSVGTFILMAGRMGDVFGHRLMFIIGFCWFGLWSLLAGFSVWSNQMFFDCCRAFQGIGPAMLLPNAIAILGRTYPPGLRKEMIFSFFGATAPSGFIVGGVFSSIFAEFVWWPWGYWVMGIVCFVLAFLGLLVIPYTPPPRFKDQMPIWIRLDLLGGAAGVAALILINFAWNQSALVGWQTVYTYVLLIVGFLLFGVFICIERKARCPLLPPDALNSNLAWVLGCIAAGWSSFGIIIYYFYQFMLNVKGDSPLLVTAKWCAASPSGAIAALTTGFLLGKLPPSVIMFCAMCFFTAGQAIFATVPVNQTYWAQAFVTSLITSWGMDMSFPSGTLILSNSMHRHQQGLAASLVTTVVNYSISLGLGFAGTVESRVNNGGKDALRGYRGALYLGIGFAGLGLVISVLFMLKDWRRYRQSRAKLGDKTPS; encoded by the exons ATGTCGACCTTGACGGCCGCCGAGTCCTTCCACCAACATGATCGCCggacttcctcttcctccgcatcGAACGTGAGTGGAGCGGAGCTGCACGTAAGACCGACCCAACAAGATGAAGAACCCGAAGCGTTGGCGCCGATTGAAACTTCTCAGTCGGCCGTCTCGCCTCCGAAACAACTATGGAGAGAAATGGCCTTCGTGGGGGTCGTCTGCCTGGCGCAATTCATGACCCAGGCCGGCCTGAGCATGTCCATCGCTCCCGTGAATATTATTGGGAAGACTTTCGGCACGTCCACCCCCGGCGAACTGAGTTGGTTCGCGGCCGCATACAGTTTGTCGGTCGGCACGTTCATTCTGATGGCCGGGCGCATGGGCGATGTCTTTGGCCATCGTCTGATGTTCATCATCGGCTTCTGCTGGTTTGGGCTGTGGTCGCTTCTGGCCGGGTTTAGTGTGTGGTCTAACCAGATGTTTTTCGATTGCTGCCGTGCCTTCCAGGGGATTGGTCCGGCCATGCTACTGCCGAatgccatcgccatcctcggccgcaCGTATCCGCCGGGGTTGCGCAAGGAGATGATCTTTAGCTTCTTCGGTGCCACCGCCCCAAGCGgcttcatcgtcggcggcgttttctcctccatcttcgccgagTTCGTCTGGTGGCCCTGGGGCTACTGGGTGATGGGAATAGTCTGCTTTGTTCTCGCCTTTCTCGGGCTGCTGGTCATTCCATACACACCTCCACCTCGGTTCAAGGATCAGATGCCGATCTGGATCCGTCTGGATCTTCTGGGAGGTGCCGCCGGCGTGGCCGCGCTGATCTTAATCAACTTCGCCTGGAACCAGTCCGCCCTCGTCGGCTGGCAGACCGTGTACACCTACGTTTTACTCATCGTCGggtttctcctcttcggcgTCTTCATCTGCATCGAACGCAAGGCCCGCTgtccgcttcttcctcccgATGCCCTTAACAGCAATCTCGCCTGGGTGCTCGGGTGCATTGCCGCCGGCTGGTCGAGcttcggcatcatcatctaCTACTTTTACCAGTTCATGCTCAACGTCAAGGGGGACTCGCCCTTGCTCGTAACGGCGAAGTGGTGTGCCGCGTCCCCGTCAGgcgccattgctgccctGACCACCGGCTTTCTCCTGGGAAAGCTACCACCCAGTGTCATCATGTTCTGTGCCATGTGCTTCTTCACTGCTGGGCAGGCCATCTTCGCGACTGTACCAGTGAACCAGACATACTGGGCACAGGCGTTCGTGACTAGCCTAATCACCTCGTGGGGAAT GGATATGTCCTTCCCCTCCGGCACGCTCATTCTCAGCAACTCCATGCATCGCCATCAGCAAGGTCTCGCTGCGTCGCTTGTCACCACAGTCGTCAACTACTCCATCTCTCTCGGTCTCGGATTTGCAGGGACCGTCGAATCCAGAGTGAATAATGGTGGGAAGGACGCCCTGCGTGGATACCGGGGAGCTCTCTATCTGGGCATTGGATTCGCGGGGCTGGGCCTTGTCATCTCTGTTCTGTTCATGCTGAAGGATTGGAGAAGATATCGTCAGTCTAGGGCTAAATTGGGTGATAAAACTCCCTCTTAG